One genomic window of Quercus robur chromosome 6, dhQueRobu3.1, whole genome shotgun sequence includes the following:
- the LOC126689793 gene encoding uncharacterized protein LOC126689793 → MQTAFVSGRKGIDNIIIAQEIIHGLGKKKGRTSYMALKIDLEKSYDKLEWSFIRDMLIRVNLPMDIIGLIMSYDLILFAKADWVNSAAIRDVLDTFCSISGQTVSEAKSRMYFSPNVDRDTRESLCDILGFASTPFLGKYLGFPLKQSGSSSHDYDFILDRVKWKLARWKANFLSLAGCRVLIQSSLAVIPSYIMHCSYLPRRVLDGLDRVNRNFLWGSTDSAKKIHWVGWEKVTKSKEEGGLGLQTAKGRNVALLTKLN, encoded by the exons ATGCAAACGGCTTTTGTTTCGGGAAGGAAAGGGattgataatattattattgCTCAGGAGATCATTCATGGCCTTGGGAAGAAGAAGGGAAGGACTAGCTATATGGCTCTTAAGATAGATTTGGAGAAATCTTATGATAAGCTAGAATGGAGTTTCATTAGAGATATGCTTATTCGGGTAAATCTCCCAATGGATATTATTGGCCTCATAATGAGTT ATGATTTGATTCTCTTTGCCAAAGCAGATTGGGTGAATAGTGCAGCCATTAGAGATGTTTTGGATACCTTTTGTAGCATTTCTGGACAAACGGTGAGTGAAGCTAAGTCAAGGATGTACTTTTCTCCAAATGTGGATAGGGATACTAGAGAGTCACTTTGTGATATATTGGGTTTTGCTTCAACTCCGTTTCTTGGGAAGTACTTGGGTTTTCCGCTAAAACAGTCGGGTTCTTCCTCGCATGATTATGACTTTATTTTGGATCGAGTGAAGTGGAAATTAGCCAGGTGGAAGGCAAACTTTTTATCCTTGGCTGGCTGTAGGGTGCTCATTCAATCATCATTGGCTGTTATCCCTTCGTACATCATGCACTGCTCTTACCTTCCGAGAAGGGTTTTGGATGGGCTAGATAGAGTAAACAGGAATTTCCTTTGGGGGTCTACAGATTCAGCCAAGAAAATCCATTGGGTTGGTTGGGAGAAGGTGACAAAGTCTAAGGAGGAAGGGGGTTTGGGGTTGCAAACAGCCAAAGGAAGGAACGTGGCTCTTCTAACCAAGCTTAACTAG